A single region of the Mus caroli chromosome 16, CAROLI_EIJ_v1.1, whole genome shotgun sequence genome encodes:
- the Col8a1 gene encoding collagen alpha-1(VIII) chain, translated as MAVPPRPLQLLGILFIISLNSVRLIQAGAYYGIKPLPPQIPPQIPPQIPQYQPLGQQVPHMPLGKDGLSMGKEMPHMQYGKEYPHLPQYMKEIPPVPRMGKEVVPKKGKGEVPLASLRGEQGPRGEPGPRGPPGPPGLPGHGMPGIKGKPGPQGYPGIGKPGMPGMPGKPGAMGMPGAKGEIGPKGEIGPMGIPGPQGPPGPHGLPGIGKPGGPGLPGQPGAKGERGPKGPPGPPGLQGPKGEKGFGMPGLPGLKGPPGMHGPPGPVGLPGVGKPGVTGFPGPQGPLGKPGPPGEPGPQGLIGVPGVQGPPGMPGVGKPGQDGIPGQPGFPGGKGEQGLPGLPGPPGLPGVGKPGFPGPKGDRGIGGVPGVLGPRGEKGPIGAPGMGGPPGEPGLPGIPGPMGPPGAIGFPGPKGEGGVVGPQGPPGPKGEPGLQGFPGKPGFLGEVGPPGMRGLPGPIGPKGEGGHKGLPGLPGVPGLLGPKGEPGIPGDQGLQGPPGIPGIVGPSGPIGPPGIPGPKGEPGLPGPPGFPGVGKPGVAGLHGPPGKPGALGPQGQPGLPGPPGPPGPPGPPAVMPTPSPQGEYLPDIGLGIDGVKPPHAYAGKKGKHGGPAYEMPAFTAELTVPFPPVGAPVKFDKLLYNGRQNYNPQTGIFTCEVPGVYYFAYHVHCKGGNVWVALFKNNEPMMYTYDEYKKGFLDQASGSAVLLLRPGDRVFLQMPSEQAAGLYAGQYVHSSFSGYLLYPM; from the exons ATGGCTGTGCCACCCAGGCCTCTACAGCTGCTGGGAATACTGTTCATCATTTCCCTGAACTCTGTCAGACTCATTCAGGCCGGTGCCTACTATGGAATCAAGCCTCTGCCACCTCAAATTCCTCCTCAGATACCACCACAAATTCCACAGTACCAGCCCTTGGGCCAGCAAGTACCTCACATGCCTTTGGGCAAAGATGGCCTTTCCATGGGCAAGGAGATGCCCCACATGCAGTATGGCAAAGAGTACCCACACCTACCCCAATATATGAAGGAAATCCCACCTGTGCCAAGAATGGGCAAGGAAGTGGTGCCCAAAAAAGGCAAAG GAGAAGTACCATTAGCCAGTTTGCGCGGAGAACAAGGTCCCCGTGGAGAACCTGGACCAAGAGGACCACCTGGGCCGCCAGGTTTACCAGGTCATGGAATGCCTGGAATCAAAGGAAAACCAGGGCCCCAGGGATATCCAGGAATTGGAAAGCCCGGTATGCCTGGAATGCCTGGGAAGCCAGGAGccatgggaatgccaggggcaaaaGGCGAAATTGGACCCAAAGGGGAAATCGGACCTATGGGAATCCCAGGGCCACAAGGGCCTCCAGGACCTCATGGACTTCCTGGCATCGGGAAACCGGGTGGGCCAGGGTTACCAGGGCAACCAGGAGCAAAAGGTGAGAGGGGGCCCAAAGGACCACCAGGACCTCCCGGCCTTCAGGGTCCCAAAGGAGAGAAGGGCTTCGGGATGCCTGGCTTGCCAGGTCTGAAGGGTCCTCCAGGTATGCATGGCCCTCCTGGACCAGTTGGACTACCGGGAGTAGGAAAACCAGGAGTGACAGGCTTTCCTGGACCACAGGGTCCCCTGGGGAAGCCAGGGCCTCCAGGGGAACCCGGACCACAAGGCCTTATTGGTGTGCCAGGAGTTCAAGGACCTCCTGGGATGCCTGGAGTTGGAAAGCCAGGTCAGGATGGGATCCCGGGCCAACCAGGATTTCCGGGTGGTAAAGGAGAACAAGGATTGCCAGGGTTGCCTGGACCCCCAGGCCTCCCAGGGGTCGGAAAGCCAGgtttcccaggacccaaaggggaCCGGGGTATTGGGGGTGTTCCTGGGGTTCTTGggccaagaggagaaaaaggaccCATAGGTGCTCCCGGAATGGGGGGTCCACCTGGAGAGCCAGGCCTACCCGGTATCCCGGGTCCCATGGGCCCTCCAGGTGCTATTGGTTTCCCTGGACCCAAAGGAGAAGGTGGAGTTGTAGGACCACAGGGTCCACCAGGTCCCAAGGGAGAGCCTGGCCTCCAAGGCTTCCCTGGGAAGCCAGGTTTTCTTGGTGAAGTAGGTCCCCCTGGCATGAGGGGTTTGCCCGGTCCTATAGGACCCAAGGGAGAAGGTGGTCACAAAGGGTTGCCAGGGCTTCCCGGTGTTCCAGGGCTGCTTGGACCCAAAGGAGAACCTGGCATACCCGGGGATCAGGGTCTACAGGGTCCCCCAGGGATTCCAGGGATTGTGGGACCTAGTGGCCCTATTGGACCCCCTGGGATTCCGGGCCCCAAAGGAGAACCAGGCCTCCCAGGGCCCCCTGGGTTCCCAGGTGTAGGGAAGCCAGGAGTAGCAGGACTTCACGGGCCCCCGGGAAAACCTGGTGCCCTTGGgcctcaaggccagcctggccttcctGGGCCCCCCGGTCCTCCAGGGCCCCCAGGCCCTCCAGCTGTGATGCCTACACCATCCCCCCAGGGAGAGTATCTGCCAGATATAGGACTAGGAATTGATGGGGTGAAACCTCCACATGCCTATGCGGGCAAAAAGGGCAAGCACGGAGGGCCAGCCTATGAGATGCCTGCGTTTACTGCCGAGCTGACTGTACCTTTCCCACCGGTGGGGGCCCCAGTGAAGTTTGACAAGCTGCTCTACAACGGCAGACAGAACTACAATCCGCAGACGGGCATCTTTACCTGTGAAGTCCCGGGTGTCTACTACTTTGCTTATCATGTTCACTGCAAGGGAGGCAACGTATGGGTTGCTCTCTTCAAGAACAACGAGCCCATGATGTACACATACGACGAGTACAAGAAGGGCTTTCTGGACCAAGCATCTGGAAGCGCAGTACTGCTGCTCCGTCCCGGAGACCGGGTGTTTCTCCAAATGCCTTCAGAACAGGCTGCTGGACTCTATGCTGGGCAATATGTCCACTCCTCCTTTTCAGGATATTTATTATAtcctatgtaa